DNA from Synechococcus elongatus PCC 6301:
TGGTACGAACGCTAGGCCATTATCTGGCGTCACTTTTGACTGTCAACTAGAGATAGAACAGTTTGGGGTGACAGTCTTGCGATCGAGGCCAACCCAGAAGCGCGATCGCCCAGACCCAAGCCAGTGAGAGCTTGTTCTAAGACTCTATGCAGACTGTTTGAAGTGTGAATTTAATGACTGTTGCACTCCTGGTTGAGTTCCAAATAATTGCAACAATGATTCGATGGTTTGTAACAGGGTAACGGTCACGCGAGGTAGCGATCGGCCTATCCATGGCTGCGATTGAACAAGTGACCAGCCCGGCCGGCCATCGCCCATTTCTCACCATTCCTCAATCGATCGCGCAGGATGACTGCGCCAAGAACCCGTTGCTCGAGGCCCATGGCGTCTTCCCAGCGGCGAGGAACGGAAGCAGGTTAGGATCGAGCACGACCTTGCGAAACCCACCGCCGCCATGCAGGCAGGCAATCTGCGCGACCTGTATCAGCAGGTCATCTTGGAGCATTACAAAAAGCCTCGCCACCGAGGGACGACCGATCCGATTGACCGACGTCAGCGCGGTCATAATCCCTCCTGCGGCGACACCATTGAGCTGACCCTGAGCTTGGATGAAGCGGGCGATCGCATCGCAGCGGTCAAATTTGAGGGCGAAGGTTGTGCGATCGCCATGGCCTCAGCTGATTTGATGGCGGGGGCTCTCGTTGGCCGGACAGTGCCCGAAGCCCTAGAAATGGTCCAGACTTTCCAAGCCATGATGCGCGGGGAGACTGAATTTCCCCATGAGTTGCGCAAGCTCAACGTCATGAAAGGGGTGGCTCAGTTCCCGGTGCGAATCAAATGCGCCAACTTGGCCTGGCATACCCTCCGAGCGGCCCTAGATGCGCCGCGTTTGAGCGATTTCGTCAGTACTGAAACCAGTGAGGAAGCGTCGGCATGAACAGCGCTGCTACCGATTTCTTTGCGATCGCTGGTTGGCTAGGCTGGGCAACCCTCGCCCTGACGATTTTGACTGTGCTGGCGTTTGTCCTTGGGTGGGGCTTTCGCTTCCGACTGGTGGGGGTGACCGCCTTCACGATCGTGCTCATTGGCGGCTGCATTGGCTTTGCCCTCGGCTTCAAGCAGCCTGTCAGCATTGAAGGTGCTGCTCCTTTTAACGTGGTCTACGACGCTGGGGGCAGTGAGGCCGTGGTTGCCGTTGCCCCGACGATCGCGCCAGAAGCGGTTGAGCCGACCCTGAAGCAGGCAGCCTTCAACCTCTTTTCACGTGGCCGCTACAGCAGCCAGGGCGAACAACAGCTCCATATCCGCCTGCGTACGATTCTTCATCCCCAGCCCGGAATCTCTGAGCCGCTCTACCTCGGCGAGGTGAAGCGATCGCTGAATCAACTCGATGACGAGGCGATGCAAATCCTTGTCGATCCCCAGGCGATTGCTCGCTTGGCCGCTGCCGAAAATGGCTGAGTCGGTGCCGGCTCAGGGGTGGCCGCTGACGCAGCTCCCAGGGCTGAGCAATGGCGATCGCCAACAACTGGCAGCGCACGGCATTCACTTCAGCCTGGACTTACTCAAGCTGCGATCGGAAGCGGCGCAACTGGACTTAGCTCAGCAGCTGCGACAGCCCGTCCAGCGGGTGCGCAAATGGCAAGCTTTGGCACAGCTTTCGCATCTGCCCTCGGTCAACCATCGTTGGTGTGGCGTGCTGCTGCACACGGGCATCAGTAGCCCGCAAATGCTGGCGCTTCAGAGTCCGCCCCAATTGCATCAACGCCTGCATCGTCTCCAGCGATCGCTATTGGGCGATCGCAGTCCAGCCCCGACCCTTGGGCAAGTCGATCGCTGGATTCGCGAAGCCCAACAGTTTTTGCAACGGCGCTAGGCTAAGGGCTCGTTTGCCATGCGGTCGAGGTGCTCGGCGATTTTTTGAACCCCGCGATTGATCCGGCGGGTAATCGTCATCGGACTGATACCAAATTGCTGGGCCGCTTCTTTGCGGGTTAGCCCGCGCAGGTAAACAGATTCGATCGCTGTTCTGGCTTTTTCTTCCAGTTGGCCGATCGCTTCCACCAGCTGTTGACGCTCTTCAAGGGCGGCCTGCTGCCACTGCTGGCTGGTATCGGGCAGGGTTTCCACCAAGGTGACGGAAGAATCACCGGCTTGACTGAGCGTGGCATCCAGACTCATCGGCATCCGATTACGGCGAGCGAGGTGAATTTCTTGCCATTCCGTCATTGACAGATTGAGAGCAAAAGCCAGCTCTTGTTCCGTTGGGGCTCGTCCCCATTCATGGCGCAGGACCTCCCGCAATTGCTGTCCTTGACGCTGCAGTTCTTGCCAGCGGCGCGGAATCCGAATGCTATGACAACTGTCGCGTAAAAAATGAAGAATTTCGCCGCGTATATAGGGCACTGCAAAGGAACTAAATGCACACCCTTGATGAGGCTGAAATCGCTCGATCGCTCGAATTAATCCCATGAAACCAATCTGTTCCAGATCTTCATAGGGTTCAGAGCATTGCCGGCTTAATCGGTGGGCAATTTTGCGGACCAGCCCTAGATTGAGCTGAACAATCTGGTTGCGGAGGGCAATGCTGGGAGTCTCAGCGTAGGCGACCAGCAATTCCATCCCTCGGGTTCGTAACGCTGCTTGGTTCACCACTATCAGGCCTCCGAGGACTGTGTGAGGCAAAGAGAACTTGGGCATCCTAAACAGGGAGTTTGCTGTCGCTCTCTTTTCCCACCGTACGAAGGGGACTAGAGGAGTGCTATGAACTGCAATAATCCTTGATACTCCCTCGATATTCGTGACTCAAAAGCGTTGCTAAAGCTGAAATTTTGGGCCGTTATCGCGATCTTCGGTTAATCAGAACATGCTCTCGCAACAATGAAGAAATGTTGCGGCACTTTGAGCATGACCAAGGTCAACGCCCCTTGATCAATCACCTGATCCGCTGACCATTGAGTTCTGCTAGTTCAGCCCGCCCATTGGCAACGCCAATCTGGAAAACGATGGGTTTCTAGGGCTGGTCAGGGTTGAGGACAGCGGACTGCTCGGTCGTCAACACCGGTTGTTCAAGCGGCGTCAGGGCGGGTGTTGAGTCTGGAAACAGTTTTTGCAGGCTTTCGAGGAGGCTGGGAGTCATCACAATGCGATCTTGGTAGGCCGTAATGACGCGGGTGAGCGCTGGCAAGCTATTGCGCGAGGCTTCTAAGTAGAGTGGCTCAACGTAGAGCAGCGCTTGGTCAATGGGAATAACCAGCAAGTTGCCTTCGGCAGCGCGGGAGCCTTCGCGGTTCCAGAGCGTAATTTGCTCAGAAATCTGAGGATCTTGGTTGATGCGAGCCGTGATTTGCTCGGGACCAAAAATGAGGCGCTGGCGCGGAAATTCGTAGAGCAAGAGGCGACCGTATTCCTCGCCGTCTGATCGCCCCGCCAGCCAAGCAATCATATTGTTACGCCCCAATGGTGTGAAGGGCGTCAGGATCAGGAACTCTTCGCTCGCAGCGGTCGGTAAGCGCGTAATTAAGTAGTAGGGCTGAACGGTTGCCGTCTCGCCAGCGTAGATTTCGCGTGGGTAGGCCCACTGGTCATCGCGGTTGTAGAAAACCTGTGGATCGAGTACGTGGTAGGTCAGCAGTTGCGACGACTGAGCCTTGAAGAGGTCTGTGGGATAGCGCAAATGCGATCGCAGTACTGGCGCCATCGCATCAATCGGCTGGAACAGCGACGGGAAGAGTCTGGACCAGGTTTGAATCAGTGGATCCTTGGGGTCAACGATATAGAACTGGACGCTGCCGTTGTAGGCATCGATGATCACTTTGACTGAGTTGCGGATGTAGTTGAAGGGTTGCTCGCCCGGATCAGCGTAGGGATAGCGATCGCTAACGGTGTAGGCGTCCAAAATCCAAAATAGGGAACTGCGCCCCAAGCCCGAGGCCTCAGCTGTGTCGGCGTTGACAGAGACCAGGTAGGGCTCCGCGTCGTAGCGCAAAAATGGTGCGATCGCTCGGACGCGGTCTTCAATTTGGCGGCGGAACAGGACGCGAGTCTGGGCGGTTAAATCTCCGGAAAAGGGAAGGCGCCAGTCCCGTAGATACAAGGAAAAGAGCAGTCGCTGCGCATAGTTGCCCAGTGTGACGCCACCCTTGCCGTCGTAGATGTTGTAGACGTTATCGTTGCCGCTGGGATAGTCCAGCTCTTGGGTGCGACTGGGCGTGAAAACGTAATTGCGGGTGAGCTGGCCGTAGTAAATGCGCGGGTTTTCAGTCGATATCGCAGCTTTGACAGCTTCGGTGCTGATTCCCAAGCTGGCGTCGCCAATGATGCGGGTGTTGGCCCCGATGTCCTTGACGAAGTAGCGAGGCAACCCATCGGGAGCGCTGCTGTTGACTGGGCTAAGGGTGAAGCCATAGCCATGGGTGTAGACCAGGTGTTCATTGACCCAGGTTTTGGCGGCGGCGGGAATGGCGGTGTAGTCCAGCTCGCGTGCTGCAATAATCACTTGCTGCAGAGCATCCCCAAAGCTGGTCTGAAGGCGATAGCGATCGATTTGGGCGCTGGGGAAGCTGTAGTAGAGGCGGATTTGCTGCAACTGCCGATTGCTCTGCAGGAGCGGCCGCGTATCCCAAAGGCGAATATTCTGAACAGTTTCGCGATTAGCCGCCAGGACGGCGCGGTTGAGGCTGGGCTGGGGGTCAAACGTGCGCGTTTCAATTTGATCGAGGCCAAAAGCTCGGCGGGTAAACAGAATGGCCTGCTTCAGATAAGGCAGCTCGCGAGCAATTTCGTTGGGTTGCACCACCAGTTGCTGCACGATCGCGGGTAGGGTCACCCAGATCAGGACGCTGGCGATCGCTGCTAGTTGAAAGTTGCGAATCCAGCGCTGAGGCAGAAGCCCCCGCCGACTTTGCCAGAACAGGGCGATCGCGGCGATGCCAAACAGAATCATCCAAACCTGTAGCAGCGGTAGTTTGACCCAGCGATCGGTGAAGCCGATGCCATAGACCGCCCCCAATTCGGAAAACAGCAACTGCCGTTGGGCCAGCCAGCAATGTCCTGCTAGGAACAGGGCGATCGCGATCGCCAATCGCACTAGATGGCGCTGTTGACTAGGGGCAAAGCCGCGAAACTCAGCGTTGCTGACACTCTGCTTGGCGAGGTAATAGACAGCCAGAACCGCGCAAAAACTAAAGGCCAGCCCAATCCAGAGGTCAAACTGCAGCACCTCTAGGGCTGGTAGTCGAAACAGATAAAAGGCAAGATCCTGCTGGAAAATCGGATCGCGATCGCTGACGCTTTCGGCGGCAAAAGCGGGCCAAATGCGCAGCCATTCCCGCGAGGTCAACAGGGCGATCGCCAGACTGGTCAGGCTTGATAAGCCGATCAGGAGGGGCCAAGGTCGCCAGAGAAAGAGGACTAAGCTACCCACGCCTAGGAGCAACCCCATCCCTAGAGGCCAAGACCCTGCTGTGATCAGTGAGGATTGCAGCCAGTCCAGCGTCAGGATTTGCGGCAGGAATGGCAGCGCGCGGCCAGTCTGACAGTTCCAAGCGGCAAGGATGGCTTGGGTCGTCAAGGCTAGTAGGGCAATCCAGAGTAGCGTTAAGACCGTGAGCAGACCGCCCAACTGCAGGCGAGGTGCCGGGCGATCGGGTTGATCTGTTTGATGGCGCGCCGCCCAGCGCAAGTTCCCGCCAATCAGTCCTGTGATCGCAATGCCTACAACGCTGAACAGCAGCGCTTGTACCGCTAGTCGCCGCAAAAACACAGTCGGGATGCCTAGGGCTGTAAACCACAGGGTTTCAATGTGGATGCGTGTCAGCAAGCTCAGTCCTAGGGCGATCGCCGCGATCGCAAGTCCCCAGCGGCTTAAGTGGCGAGGCATGGACCAACCCAGTCAACGCACCGATCTTAGCCGTCGATCTGTTTCTGACTGCCTTGAAAATTGCTGGGTATTTCCCCCATCTCGACAAACACAGACTGTTTTAGTCTGTGTTTTTGAAGCAAAATCTGTAACCGTGCTAACATCCGTGTCATTGCAGCACCCGCCGTTTCGGCAGTGATCCATGACCCAAACGACACTCAGCACCAGCACCGTGAAGGCACTCAAGTGTAAAGAGTGCGGTCATGAGTATGACCTGGGTGCCAAGCACGTTTGTGAAGATGTCTGTTTCGGCCCGCTGGAAGTGGTCTATGACTACGACGCCATTCGCCAACGCGTCAGTCGCGCCACCATTGAAGCGGGCCCTAACTCAATTTGGCGCTATCGTCACTTCCTGCCTGTTACTGGCGAAGACGTCATTGACGTTGGCACCGGCATGACCCCTTTGGTTGAAGCCAAACGCTTGGCTCGCCGCTTGGGTCTGAAAAAGCTTTTCATCAAAAACGATGCGGTCAACATGCCGACCTTGAGCTTCAAGGATCGGGTCGTTTCCGTGGCGCTGACCCGTGCGCGTGAGCTTGGCTTCAGCACTGTTTCCTGCGCTAGCACCGGCAACCTCGCTAACTCAACGGCCGCGATCGCGGCTCATGCCGGTCTGGACTGCTGCGTCTTCATTCCTGCTGATCTGGAAGCCGGTAAAGTCCTCGGCACCTTGATCTATAACCCGACCTTGATGGCGGTCAAAGGCAACTACGACCAAGTCAACCGCCTCTGCTCCGAAGTCGCTAACACCCACGGCTGGGGCTTCGTCAACATCAACCTGCGCCCCTACTACTCGGAAGGCTCGAAAACGCTGGGCTACGAAGTGGCTGAGCAACTGGGCTGGCAACTGCCGGATCACATTGTGGCGCCGCTGGCTTCGGGCTCGCTGTTCACCAAAATCTACAAAGGCTTCCGCGAATTCGTCGATGTCGGTCTTGTCGATGACAAAGCCGTGCGCTTCAGCGGTGCTCAAGCCGAAGGTTGCTCGCCGATCGCCAAAGCTTTCCATGAAGGTCGCGACTTTATCGCCCCTGAAAAACCCAACACGATCGCTAAATCGATCGCGATCGGCAACCCTGCTGACGGCATCTATGCGGTTGAAATTGCTCGCAAAACCGGCGGCAACATCGAAGCAGTCAATGACACCGAGATCATCGAAGGCATCAAGCTACTGGCCGAGACCGAAGGCATCTTTACCGAAACTGCTGGCGGTACCACCGTCGCTGTGCTCAAGAAATTGGTGGAAGCAGGCAAAATCAATCCTGATGAAACCACGGTGGTCTACATCACCGGCAACGGTCTGAAGACCCAAGAAGCCGTTCAGGGCTACATTGCTGAGCCGTTCACGATTGAGCCGAAACTGGAAAGCTTCGAGCATGCGCTAGAGCGCTCTCGGACCCTCGATCGCTTGGAATGGCAGCAAGTGCTGATCTAGGCGATCGCCTTTTACTGATACAAATGAGCGGCAGCTGTGAGGCTGCCGTTTCGCTGAGTTCCCTTCTTTGACTTCTGCAAGTTCCATGGCCATTACTGTTCTGATCCCCACCCCCCTGCAAAAATTCACCAACAACCAAGCCAGCTTGGAATGTGAAGCAAGCGATGTGAAATCCTTGCTAGAGGCGCTGGAACAATCCTTCCCGGGGATTAAAGCGCGTCTGTGCGATGAGCAGGGCCAGTTGCGCCGCTTTTTGAACGTCTACGTCAACAGCGAAGATATTCGCTTCCTCGATGGCATTCAAACCAGCTTGGGCAACGGTGACGAAGTCAGCATTGTGCCGGCAGTCGCTGGCGGCTGAGATTACCAGCGCCACGTCATTTGATTGATTTGAATAACAAGAGGGGGCTTTTAAGCCCCTTTCTTTTTGCGGGTTGTTTGAATTAGGGATCGCCCAAACCGTGGCTTCGGCCAATCATCCACTGGCGACGGAAGTAACGCGCCAGACTGGTTTCCGGTAGCACCAGCGCGATCGGACGTCCATGGGGACAGGTGCGAGGTTGGCGACAGTGCTGCCAGCGATCGATCAAGGTTTGCTGCTCCTCAGGATAGAGCAGCGTGCCATTGCGGATCGCCGTTCGGCAGGCGATCGCGGCTTGTGCTGCGCTGAGATCCCAACCACGACTGAGTTCTAGCAGTGCCTCGACGAGATCCTCACGCTGGGCTAGCGCTGCGGGAATGTGCCGGATCGCCCAAAGATCCTCGCCAAAATCTTCGGCAGTAATCCCCAAACGATCAAGTTGGAGCCTTTGCTCTAGCGACAGTTTGGATAACAGGATTGGCTGCTGACAAGCCACCAATTGCCAGTCGTCTTGCAACTGTTCAAACAGAACACGCTCGTGGGCAATATGCTGCTCAATTAGCCAAAGACTATCGCCCTGTTCCGCCAATACATAGGTATTGAGAACTTGAGCGATCGCCCGCAGGTGACTCGGAGACTCGCTATAGCTACCTGTTGTTTCTGCAACTCGAAGTAAGGCTGTACTGGCGGGCAACTCAATTTCTTCTGCGGGATCGAGGGGTAGGGTTTGGGCGATCGCCTCTTGAATACGCTCACACCAGACTGGCAAATCCTGTAGGAATAACTCAGCCTTAGCCGGATGGCGGTGCCAATCGACTTGGCTGGGCGGCACTTGCAAATGCGCAAAGACAACCGGGAAGCGATCGCGGGGCAGGCTGCGATGTAACGCACCGATCATCGCTTGCTCCAGTTCCGACACCCGCACCACACGACCATTGACCGCAACCTTGACCCAATCGGGACGGCGACGGTGACAGCGATCGGGCAAGCCAACGACGACTTGCAATTGCCCTTCAGAACCAAGATCGAGAGACTGCGATCGCCAATCAGCAGGACTAGTATTGGGCAGTAATTGCAATAGTCGCTCTTGAGGATGATGAACAGGCGCAAACGCGAGCCAGGGTCGATCGTTCTGTGTGACTTGAACCG
Protein-coding regions in this window:
- a CDS encoding UPF0182 family protein; the protein is MPRHLSRWGLAIAAIALGLSLLTRIHIETLWFTALGIPTVFLRRLAVQALLFSVVGIAITGLIGGNLRWAARHQTDQPDRPAPRLQLGGLLTVLTLLWIALLALTTQAILAAWNCQTGRALPFLPQILTLDWLQSSLITAGSWPLGMGLLLGVGSLVLFLWRPWPLLIGLSSLTSLAIALLTSREWLRIWPAFAAESVSDRDPIFQQDLAFYLFRLPALEVLQFDLWIGLAFSFCAVLAVYYLAKQSVSNAEFRGFAPSQQRHLVRLAIAIALFLAGHCWLAQRQLLFSELGAVYGIGFTDRWVKLPLLQVWMILFGIAAIALFWQSRRGLLPQRWIRNFQLAAIASVLIWVTLPAIVQQLVVQPNEIARELPYLKQAILFTRRAFGLDQIETRTFDPQPSLNRAVLAANRETVQNIRLWDTRPLLQSNRQLQQIRLYYSFPSAQIDRYRLQTSFGDALQQVIIAARELDYTAIPAAAKTWVNEHLVYTHGYGFTLSPVNSSAPDGLPRYFVKDIGANTRIIGDASLGISTEAVKAAISTENPRIYYGQLTRNYVFTPSRTQELDYPSGNDNVYNIYDGKGGVTLGNYAQRLLFSLYLRDWRLPFSGDLTAQTRVLFRRQIEDRVRAIAPFLRYDAEPYLVSVNADTAEASGLGRSSLFWILDAYTVSDRYPYADPGEQPFNYIRNSVKVIIDAYNGSVQFYIVDPKDPLIQTWSRLFPSLFQPIDAMAPVLRSHLRYPTDLFKAQSSQLLTYHVLDPQVFYNRDDQWAYPREIYAGETATVQPYYLITRLPTAASEEFLILTPFTPLGRNNMIAWLAGRSDGEEYGRLLLYEFPRQRLIFGPEQITARINQDPQISEQITLWNREGSRAAEGNLLVIPIDQALLYVEPLYLEASRNSLPALTRVITAYQDRIVMTPSLLESLQKLFPDSTPALTPLEQPVLTTEQSAVLNPDQP
- a CDS encoding RNA polymerase sigma factor SigF, producing the protein MNQAALRTRGMELLVAYAETPSIALRNQIVQLNLGLVRKIAHRLSRQCSEPYEDLEQIGFMGLIRAIERFQPHQGCAFSSFAVPYIRGEILHFLRDSCHSIRIPRRWQELQRQGQQLREVLRHEWGRAPTEQELAFALNLSMTEWQEIHLARRNRMPMSLDATLSQAGDSSVTLVETLPDTSQQWQQAALEERQQLVEAIGQLEEKARTAIESVYLRGLTRKEAAQQFGISPMTITRRINRGVQKIAEHLDRMANEPLA
- a CDS encoding DUF4332 domain-containing protein, coding for MAESVPAQGWPLTQLPGLSNGDRQQLAAHGIHFSLDLLKLRSEAAQLDLAQQLRQPVQRVRKWQALAQLSHLPSVNHRWCGVLLHTGISSPQMLALQSPPQLHQRLHRLQRSLLGDRSPAPTLGQVDRWIREAQQFLQRR
- the sufU gene encoding Fe-S cluster assembly sulfur transfer protein SufU codes for the protein MQAGNLRDLYQQVILEHYKKPRHRGTTDPIDRRQRGHNPSCGDTIELTLSLDEAGDRIAAVKFEGEGCAIAMASADLMAGALVGRTVPEALEMVQTFQAMMRGETEFPHELRKLNVMKGVAQFPVRIKCANLAWHTLRAALDAPRLSDFVSTETSEEASA
- the thrC gene encoding threonine synthase gives rise to the protein MTQTTLSTSTVKALKCKECGHEYDLGAKHVCEDVCFGPLEVVYDYDAIRQRVSRATIEAGPNSIWRYRHFLPVTGEDVIDVGTGMTPLVEAKRLARRLGLKKLFIKNDAVNMPTLSFKDRVVSVALTRARELGFSTVSCASTGNLANSTAAIAAHAGLDCCVFIPADLEAGKVLGTLIYNPTLMAVKGNYDQVNRLCSEVANTHGWGFVNINLRPYYSEGSKTLGYEVAEQLGWQLPDHIVAPLASGSLFTKIYKGFREFVDVGLVDDKAVRFSGAQAEGCSPIAKAFHEGRDFIAPEKPNTIAKSIAIGNPADGIYAVEIARKTGGNIEAVNDTEIIEGIKLLAETEGIFTETAGGTTVAVLKKLVEAGKINPDETTVVYITGNGLKTQEAVQGYIAEPFTIEPKLESFEHALERSRTLDRLEWQQVLI
- a CDS encoding Ycf51 family protein, whose translation is MNSAATDFFAIAGWLGWATLALTILTVLAFVLGWGFRFRLVGVTAFTIVLIGGCIGFALGFKQPVSIEGAAPFNVVYDAGGSEAVVAVAPTIAPEAVEPTLKQAAFNLFSRGRYSSQGEQQLHIRLRTILHPQPGISEPLYLGEVKRSLNQLDDEAMQILVDPQAIARLAAAENG
- the mutL gene encoding DNA mismatch repair endonuclease MutL, which translates into the protein MAIAPTIQPLPAPWVARMAAGEVIDSLAAVVRELCENSLDAGTQRLVIDLWPEQWRVRVADDGMGLSLENLQLAALAHTSSKLSPDRFTAEQLGFRGEALHSLARLGRLTIASRTADAAAGWQISYDIGGQPQVATPIAIAPGCIVEVQQLFQDWLERRQSQPSPAQQLRAVQQQIQNLVLAHPSITVQVTQNDRPWLAFAPVHHPQERLLQLLPNTSPADWRSQSLDLGSEGQLQVVVGLPDRCHRRRPDWVKVAVNGRVVRVSELEQAMIGALHRSLPRDRFPVVFAHLQVPPSQVDWHRHPAKAELFLQDLPVWCERIQEAIAQTLPLDPAEEIELPASTALLRVAETTGSYSESPSHLRAIAQVLNTYVLAEQGDSLWLIEQHIAHERVLFEQLQDDWQLVACQQPILLSKLSLEQRLQLDRLGITAEDFGEDLWAIRHIPAALAQREDLVEALLELSRGWDLSAAQAAIACRTAIRNGTLLYPEEQQTLIDRWQHCRQPRTCPHGRPIALVLPETSLARYFRRQWMIGRSHGLGDP
- a CDS encoding MoaD/ThiS family protein, with protein sequence MAITVLIPTPLQKFTNNQASLECEASDVKSLLEALEQSFPGIKARLCDEQGQLRRFLNVYVNSEDIRFLDGIQTSLGNGDEVSIVPAVAGG